In a genomic window of Tamandua tetradactyla isolate mTamTet1 chromosome 17, mTamTet1.pri, whole genome shotgun sequence:
- the UGP2 gene encoding UTP--glucose-1-phosphate uridylyltransferase isoform X3 — protein sequence MGCKGPKSLIGVRNENTFLDLTVQQIEHLNKTYNTDVPLVLMNSFNTDEDTKKILQKYSHCRVKIYTFNQSRYPRINKESLLPVAKDVSYSGENTDAWYPPGHGDIYASFYNSGLLDTLIGEGKEYIFVSNIDNLGATVDLYILNHLMNPPNGKRCEFVMEVTNKTRADVKGGTLTQYEGKLRLVEIAQVPKAHVDEFKSVSKFKIFNTNNLWISLAAVKRLQEQNAIDMEIIVNPKTLDGGLNVIQLETAVGAAIKSFENSLGINVPRSRFLPVKTTSDLLLVMSNLYSLNAGSLTMSEKREFPTVPLVKLGSSFTKVQDYLRRFESIPDMLELDHLTVSGDVTFGKNVSLKGTVIIIANHGDRIDIPPGAVLENKIVSGNLRILDH from the exons ATGGGCTGCAAAGGCCCTAAAAGTCTAATTGGTGTGAGGAATGAGAACACCTTTTTGGATCTGACAGTTCAGCAGATTGAG CATTTGAACAAAACCTACAATACAGATGTTCCTCTGGTTCTAATGAACTCTTTTAACACAGATgaagatacaaaaaaaatattacagaagTATAGTCATTGTCGTGTGAAAATCTACACTTTTAATCAAAGCAG gtatccAAGGATTAATAAAGAATCTTTACTGCCTGTGGCAAAGGATGTATCTTACTCAGGAGAAAATACTGATGCTTGGTACCCCCCAGGTCATGGTGATATTTACGCCAGTTTTTACAACTCTGGTTTGCTCGATACTCTTATAGGAGAAGGCAAGGAGTATATTTTTGTGTCTAACATAGATAATCTGGGTGCCACAGTGGATCTTTATATTCTTAATCATCTAATGAACCCACCCAATGGGAAACGCTGTGAATTTGTCATGGAAGTCACAAATAAAACGCGAGCGGATGTAAAG GGTGGGACACTCACTCAGTACGAAGGGAAACTGAGACTGGTGGAAATTGCTCAAGTGCCAAAAGCACACGTCGATGAGTTCAAGTCTGtatcaaaattcaaaatatttaacacaaaCAATTTATGGATCTCTCTTGCAGCAGTTAAAAGACTGCAGGAGCAAAATGCCATTGACATGGAAATCATTGTGAATCCAAAG ACTTTGGATGGAGGCCTGAATGTTATTCAATTGGAAACTGCAGTAGGAGCTGCCATTAaaagttttgagaattctttagGTATTAATGTTCCTAGGAGCCGTTTTCTGCCTGTCAAAACCACATCAGATCTCTTGCTTGTGATGTCAAACCTCTATAGCCTTAATGCAGGATCCTTGACAATGAGTGAAAAGCGGGAATTTCCTACAGTACCCTTGGTTAAATTAGGCAGTTCTTTTACAAAG GTTCAGGATTACCTAAGGAGATTTGAAAGTATACCAGATATGCTTGAATTGGATCACCTCACTGTTTCAGGAGATGTGACATTTGGCAAGAATGTTTCATTAAAG GGAACAGTTATCATCATCGCAAATCATGGTGACAGAATTGACATCCCACCTGGGGCAGTATTGGAGAACAAGATTGTATCTGGAAATCTTCGCATCTTGGACCACTGA